In Rutidosis leptorrhynchoides isolate AG116_Rl617_1_P2 chromosome 2, CSIRO_AGI_Rlap_v1, whole genome shotgun sequence, one genomic interval encodes:
- the LOC139889600 gene encoding large ribosomal subunit protein eL15z-like has translation MWCLNFLQGYVIYRVRVRRGGRKRPVPKGIVYGKPTNQGVTQLKFQRSKRSVAEERAGRKLGGLKVLNSYWLNEDSTYKYFEVILVDPAHTAIRNDPRINWICNPVHKHRELRGLTSAGKKYRGLRGKGHLNHKQRPSRRATWKRNNTLSLRRYR, from the exons ATGTGGTGTTTGAATTTTTTGCAGGGCTATGTAATTTACCGAGTTCGTGTGAGGCGTGGTGGAAGGAAGAGGCCAGTTCCAAAGGGTATTGTGTATGGAAAGCCAACAAACCAGGGTGTCACTCAACTTAAATTCCAACGTAGCAAGAGGTCTGTTGCTGAGGAACGTGCTGGAAGGAAATTGGGAGGTCTTAAGGTTCTCAACTCTTACTGGTTGAATGAG GACTCAACTTACAAGTACTTTGAGGTGATCTTGGTTGATCCTGCTCACACTGCTATCCGCAACGATCCACGTATCAACTGGATCTGCAACCCTGTGCACAAGCACAGAGAGCTTCGTGGACTCACATCTGCTGGTAAGAAGTACAGAGGTCTGCGTGGTAAGGGACACTTGAACCACAAACAACGTCCTTCAAGAAGGGCTACCTGGAAGAGGAACAACACTCTATCTCTCCGCCGTTACCGTTGA
- the LOC139889601 gene encoding QWRF motif-containing protein 7-like has translation MDHTPCSGSPYPLPLAGKQPNTRLVRCKSEKSSTSPPKSRSRSNAKARSFREPESNKLSLNIHSPKNINTRITSPVAKKKKTVNESNFVQILPRKKPTSPSAWALSPGRVAPCPSPVPPKPPSPGGKMNGERSNRGGGISGVLKYFRQKKAVSTEEADRLYYTLMSNRLLQWRFANARAETAMSTVKNLAEKKTFNAWLKILAIKNSNMAKQMEVQKLKNDIKLYHLMNSQLFLLEKWSKLEAKNFESVGRVVRKLSVASLNVPLVHDSKGDALAVRDVMDNAETLLENIELTITNLDHQAEKSCYLLTELSIIVKQEKDCLEELVSWITIVSSLKFQMMQEKERSLRAHLIQQE, from the exons ATGGATCACACACCTTGCTCCGGCAGCCCTTACCCACTGCCGCTCGCCGGAAAACAGCCTAATACTCGCCTCGTACGTTGCAAAAGCGAAAAATCGTCCACATCTCCTCCCAAATCTCGCTCAAGATCAAACGCGAAAGCCAGAAGTTTTAGagaacccgaatcaaataaactATCACTTAACATCCATAGTCCAAAGAATATCAACACTCGTATTACTAGTCCCGTGGCTAAGAAGAAAAAGACGGTCAACGAAAGCAATTTTGTTCAAATTTTGCCACGAAAAAAACCTACTTCTCCTTCTGCTTGGGCATTGTCACCCGGCCGAGTTGCCCCTTGCCCCTCCCCAGTGCCCCCGAAGCCACCAAGTCCCGGCGGTAAGATGAACGGTGAACGTAGTAATCGTGGTGGTGGAATAAGTGGCGTTTTAAAGTATTTTAGGCAGAAAAAGGCGGTGTCCACAGAAGAAGCAGATCGACTTTATTACACTTTGATGAGTAATCGGTTACTGCAATGGCGGTTCGCTAATGCTAGAGCAGAAACCGCTATGTCAACGGTTAAAAACTTGGCAGAG AAGAAGACATTTAATGCATGGCTCAAGATACTTGCTATAAAGAATTCAAACATGGCAAAACAAATGGAAGTACAAAAGCTGAAAAATGACATCAAATTATATCATCTCATGAACTCGCAGTTGTTTTTGTTAGAAAAATGGTCGAAATTAGAGGCTAAAAACTTTGAATCGGTGGGTCGAGTGGTTAGGAAATTATCGGTGGCGTCCCTCAACGTTCCATTAGTCCATGATTCGAAG GGTGATGCTTTAGCAGTTCGTGATGTCATGGATAACGCTGAGACACTGTTGGAAAATATAGAATTGACGATCACAAACTTAGACCATCAG GCTGAGAAGTCATGTTATCTGTTAACCGAGCTCTCAATTATTGTGAAGCAAGAGAAAGATTGTCTTGAAGAGCTAGTGTCATGGATAACAATCGTTTCGTCACTAAAG TTCCAAATGATGCAGGAAAAAGAAAGAAGTTTGCGAGCGCATTTAATCCAACAGGAGTGA
- the LOC139892953 gene encoding structural maintenance of chromosomes protein 6B-like, producing MDDARVFTGADKALQAGIITKIRVENFMCHSNMEIELGDRVNFITGQNGSGKSAILTALCIGFGCRAKSTDRATTLKEFIKTGCSFALVHLEIKNRGEDAFKHDVYGDVIILERRITESTSTSVLKDHQGKKVASRREEIRELVEHFNIDVENPCVVMSQDKSREFLHSGNDKDKFKFFFKATLLSQVDDLLKSVKDNLDMANGEVVELERSIAPIEKELNELQGKIKSMEHIEEIAQQVQLLTKKCAWSVVYDIDKQIQEETARLRKLEERIPRCQAKIDQQIAKVAELQDSLDQKKARSGNLMESVSEWRKKKNELEQKISMATKEKFELEQERQRKNNNIAKIAKQIKLLEQQISEANEQQMRDTQAEDDEMERKLRELQDEIHVAESDCQRLRKLEDELSERLGAARDELRMINSEINDYQKKYDESQARIHELRLNQTHKVTAFGGYKVSNLLQSIERNHHKFRKPPIGPIGSHVALINGDKWAVAVENAIGGLLNAFIVTDYKDSLLLRSCAKEANYGHLQIIIYDFSRPRLQIPNDKLPQTNHPTTLSVIQSDSPTVVNVLVDMGSAERQVLVRDYDMGTTVAFNQRVPNLKEVYTLEGHKMFSRGSAQTILPPNKHARAGRLCSSYDDQIKNYEREALHMQEQGREVRGKKRSFEQRVHDLQEELQNAKRQRMGAEKVCMSKTLKLKDLKNSRAAEAINSSVSNVDDLQIDISKLESDKNECEIMCEKIEERWKEANAKVNEQKALLEELRELAKADVDALEKASRELSQIEDELRHADAEKRHYEGLMQQKVHQGIKETKQRCKEYENERKVSYDKASIICPESEIEALGGCGDSTSEQIQAHLKRLKLRLQQESLRHQESIEELRLLYDKKERKIIKQQQTYKAFREKLSAIRRALDKRWSKFQRNATLLKRQLTWQFNGHLRKKGISGHIKVSYEDQKLSIEVKMPQDASTSNVRDTRGLSGGERSFSTLCFALALHEMTEAPFRAMDEFDVFMDAVSRKISLDTIVDFALAQGSQWIFITPHDISMVKHDDRVKKQQMAAPRS from the exons ATGGATGATGCTAGGGTTTTCACCGGAGCAGATAAGGCACTGCAAGCAGGCATCATAACCAAAATCCGAGTAGAAAATTTCATGTGTCATAGTAATATGGAGATCGAATTGGGCGATCGTGTCAATTTTATCACCGGACAAAACGGAA GTGGAAAGAGTGCAATTTTGACCGCGTTGTGTATAGGGTTTGGTTGTCGAGCTAAGAGTACAGATAGGGCTACTACATTGAAGGAGTTTATAAAAACTGGTTGCAG CTTTGCACTTGTTCATTTGGAAATTAAAAATCGCGGGGAAGATGCTTTTAAGCATGATGTATATGGTGATGTCATAATCTTAGAGCGAAGGATCACAGAATCTACCAGTACAAGTGTTCTTAAAGATCATCAAG GAAAAAAGGTGGCTAGCCGAAGAGAAGAAATTCGTGAGCTTGTGGAACACTTTAAT ATTGATGTTGAGAATCCTTGTGTGGTAATGAGCCAGGACAAGAGTAGAGAGTTTTTGCATTCAGGAAATGACAAAGATAAGTTTAAG TTCTTTTTCAAGGCTACACTTCTGAGTCAAGTAGACGATCTTCTAAAAAGTGTCAAGGACAATCTTGACATGGCAAATGGTGAGGTTGTTGAGTTGGAAAGGTCAATAGCACCTATAGAAAAGGAACTGAATGAGTTGCAAGGGAAGATTAAAAGCATGGAGCATATTGAAGAAATTGCTCAACAGGTGCAGTTGTTGACCAAAAAATGTGCATGGTCAGTGGTGTATGACATAGACAAACAAATCCAGGAAGAGACAGCGAGACTTAGAAAACTAGAAGAACGGATACCTCGATGTCAGGCTAAAATCGATCAGCAAATT GCAAAAGTAGCAGAATTGCAGGATTCGCTAGACCAAAAGAAAGCTCGTAGTGGCAATTTGATGGAAAGTGTTTCAGAATGGAGAAAAAAGAAGAACGAATTGGAGCAGAAAATTTCTATG GCTACAAAAGAGAAGTTTGAGCTAGAGCAAGAACGTCaacgcaaaaataataacattgcTAAGATTGCCAAGCAGATCAAGTTACTTGAGCAACAAATCAGTGAAGCCAATGAACAACAAATGAGGGACACACAG GCTGAAGATGATGAGATGGAGAGAAAGTTGAGGGAGCTTCAGGATGAGATACATGTTGCTGAATCAGATTGTCAAAG ACTGAGAAAACTTGAAGATGAGTTATCGGAACGTTTAGGAGCTGCAAGGGATGAACTTAGGATGATCAATTCTGAG ATTAATGATTATCAGAAGAAGTACGATGAGAGTCAGGCGCGCATTCATGAACTGCGACTGAATCAGACACACAAG GTCACAGCTTTTGGAGGATATAAAGTTTCCAATCTTTTACAGTCTATTGAGAGGAACCACCACAAATTCAGAAAGCCCCCCATTGGTCCTATAGGATCACATGTG GCATTGATTAATGGTGACAAATGGGCTGTTGCCGTTGAAAATGCGATTGGCGGGTTACTTAATGCTTTCATAGTGACAGATTACAAAGATTCCCTCCTATTGAGATCATGTGCTAAAGAAGCAAACTACGGCCACCTTCAGATCATCATATATGATTTTTCTAGACCTAG GCTGCAAATTCCAAATGATAAGCTTCCCCAGACAAATCATCCAACTACGCTCTCAGTAATACAATCTGACAGTCCGACAGTAGTGAATGTCTTGGTTGATATG GGATCGGCTGAGAGACAAGTGCTTGTAAGAGACTATGATATGGGAACTACGGTTGCCTTTAATCAAAGGGTTCCAAATCTGAAGGAGGTTTACACGTTAGAGGGTCATAAGAT GTTTTCTCGCGGTTCAGCCCAAACGATTCTACCCCCAAATAAGCACGCAAGGGCTGGGAGGCTTTGTAGTTCATATGATGATCAAATCAAAAATTATGAAAGAGAAGCACTACACATGCAAGAACAAGGTCGGGAAGTTCGTGGTAAGAAAAGGAGTTTTGAGCAACGGGTTCATGATCTTCAAGAGGAACTACAAAATGCAAAG AGACAACGCATGGGTGCGGAAAAGGTTTGTATGTCTAAGACACTGAAGCTAAAAGATTTGAAGAATTCTCGTGCTGCAGAAGCCATTAATTCATCTGTGTCTAATGTTGACGACTTACAAATCGATATTTCA AAACTTGAAAGTGATAAAAACGAATGTGAGATTATGTGCGAGAAGATTGAGGAAAGATGGAAGGAAGCCAATGCTAAAGTTAATGAACAGAAAGCGTTGCTCGAGGAGCTACGTG AGTTGGCGAAAGCAGACGTCGATGCTTTAGAGAAAGCGTCACGTGAGTTGTCTCAAATCGAGGATGAACTGAGACATGCAGATGCG GAAAAGCGTCATTATGAAGGACTTATGCAGCAGAAGGTCCATCAGGGAATTAAAGAAACAAAGCAACGATGTAAAGAGTATGAAAATGAGAGAAAG GTAAGTTACGATAAGGCTTCTATCATATGTCCCGAGAGTGAGATTGAAGCCTTAGGTGGATGTGGTGACTCAACATCTGAACAAATTCAAGCCCACCTTAAAAGGTTAAAGCTACGACTCCAGCAAGAGAGCCTAAG GCACCAGGAATCCATTGAGGAACTTCGCTTATTGTATGATAAGAAAGAGCGTAAGATTATCAAACAACAGCAAACATACAAAGCCTTTAGAGAGAAACTTTCT GCAATTCGTAGGGCTCTTGACAAACGTTGGAGCAAGTTTCAGAGGAATGCTACTCTTTTAAAACGACAACTGACTTGGCA ATTCAATGGTCATCTTAGGAAAAAGGGGATCAGTGGACATATTAAAGTTAGCTATGAAGATCAGAAGCTCTCGATAGAG GTTAAGATGCCCCAAGATGCATCTACCAGCAATGTTCGTGACACTAGAGGCCTATCAG GTGGAGAACGTTCATTCTCAACACTATGTTTTGCACTAGCTCTTCATGAGATGACAGAAGCTCCATTTCGAGCTATGGACGAGTTTGATGTGTTTATG GATGCTGTCAGCCGGAAAATCAGCTTGGACACGATTGTTGATTTTGCTCTGGCACAAGGATCTCAATGGATATTTATCACACCTCATGATATAAG TATGGTAAAACACGATGACAGGGTAAAGAAGCAGCAAATGGCTGCTCCCAGGTCATAA
- the LOC139892954 gene encoding cell number regulator 6-like, protein MADGDNPSRYVKLNKDQAPVEINPGELNQPIEVPQLNVRKCNECGQPLPESFEPPAVEPWSTGIFGCAEDTESCWTGLFCPCVLFGRNYENLRDDYGSSTTPCVLHAIFIEGGLALAATTAALHGFIDPRTSFLICEGVLFGWWMCGIYTGIVRQMLQKKYHLKNSPCDPCLVHCCMHWCALCQEHREMKGRLSDNFVMPMTLVNAPPVQQMNSAQDNQDSSSAPSSSANGHEHHTNLEMQPI, encoded by the exons ATGGCGGATGGTGATAATCCATCGCGGTATGTAAAATTGAACAAAGATCAAGCGCCGGTTGAAATCAATCCCGGAGAACTCAATCAACCGATTGAAGTTCCTCAG TTGAATGTTCGCAAGTGCAATGAATGCGGGCAGCCTTTACCTGAGAGCTTTGAGCCTCCCGCTGTTGAGCCGTGGTCAACCGGTATTTTTGGTTGTGCGGAAGATACGGAAAGTT GTTGGACAGGACTTTTTTGTCCATGTGTTTTGTTTGGGCGCAATTATGAAAACTTGAGAGATGATTATGGCTCTTCAACCACTCCTTGTGTTCTTCATGCAATTTTCATTGAGGGTGGTTTGGCACTTGCTGCAACAACAGCTGCATTGCATGGGTTTATTGACCCGAGAACATCGTTTCTCATTTGTGAAGGAGTTTTGTTCGGTTGGTGGATGTGTGGAATATACACTGGCATTGTTCGACAAATGTTACAGAAGAAATATCATCTTAAG AACTCACCATGTGATCCGTGCTTGGTGCACTGCTGCATGCATTGGTGTGCATTGTGTCAAGAACACAGGGAAATGAAAGGACGTTTATCTGATAACTTTGTGATGCCAATGACCTTGGTCAATGCCCCTCCCGTTCAACAAATGAACTCTGCACAAGACAATCAAGACTCATCCTCGGCACCATCATCCTCTGCAAATGGTCATGAACATCATACCAACTTAGAGATGCAGCCGATATGA
- the LOC139892955 gene encoding FHA domain-containing protein At4g14490-like isoform X1 gives MEDLKMIIEKGPRQGETLEYTPRSVIRIGRVVRGNTIAIKDAGISSKHICIQFDNQLMKWTLTDLDSSNGTILNGQNLKPLVPSSLNDGDCIKIGEFTSMILKIGVQPGSQLEQNPRRKVKRGAGVIVTSEMSSLGLGFDGDLGGNEVVSKPNLRPRGKKAVDVKVEVEGVNYKRNLRSSKNVVKECSVPALNEIRGNLDVEEKQDIVVNEPKRRGRKKLPAKPLEDPGLDGKKLMDIVVPAGDKRTRRGNNNLIVENVESKDVEDGVIVDEVNEVAHDKQIIDSLENVKVSSLTENEVLDGGSSINDSLKVDKGKEVVNELEDKRERDEGKETLHDNARWDLEKMTLGDFFDYLEVEMVKEIYEKSEKIIAELEEKARKCNEFRRQMNANGK, from the coding sequence ATGGAGGATTTGAAGATGATAATAGAAAAAGGGCCAAGACAGGGCGAAACCCTAGAATACACACCGCGCTCCGTCATCAGAATCGGCCGTGTAGTTCGTGGCAATACAATCGCAATTAAAGATGCAGGTATATCATCTAAACACATTTGCATTCAATTCGATAATCAGTTGATGAAATGGACCCTAACCGACCTCGATTCATCCAACGGAACTATTTTGAACGGTCAAAATCTTAAGCCGTTAGTTCCTTCCAGTCTTAATGACGGTGATTGTATAAAAATCGGCGAGTTCACTTCAATGATTCTGAAAATTGGAGTCCAACCCGGTAGTCAGTTAGAACAAAACCCTAGGCGTAAAGTGAAACGTGGAGCTGGAGTTATTGTTACGAGTGAAATGAGttcgttagggttagggtttgatggtgaTTTGGGTGGAAATGAGGTGGTATCGAAGCCGAATTTGCGTCCCAGAGGTAAGAAAGCTGTCGATGTCAAAGTTGAGGTTGAAGGGGTGAATTATAAGAGGAATCTTAGAAGTTCAAAAAATGTAGTGAAAGAGTGTTCTGTACCCGCATTGAATGAGATTAGGGGAAATTTGGATGTAGAAGAAAAACAGGATATTGTAGTGAATGAACCGAAAAGGCGGGGGAGGAAGAAGTTGCCGGCGAAACCTCTTGAGGATCCCGGTTTAGACGGGAAAAAACTGATGGATATTGTTGTTCCGGCAGGTGATAAAAGGACTAGAAGAGGAAATAATAATTTGATTGTTGAGAATGTAGAAAGTAAGGACGTTGAAGATGGTGTTATAGTTGATGAAGTAAATGAGGTTGCGCATGATAAGCAAATTATTGATTCATTGGAGAATGTAAAAGTTAGTAGCTTGACCGAGAATGAAGTTTTGGATGGTGGAAGTTCAATTAACGATTCGTTAAAAGTTGATAAGGGAAAAGAAGTAGTTAATGAGTTGGAAGATAAGCGAGAGCGCGATGAGGGGAAGGAAACTTTGCATGATAATGCTCGGTGGGATTTAGAGAAGATGACGCTAGGAGACTTTTTTGATTACTTGGAAGTGGAAATGGTTAAAGAGATCTATGAAAAGTCAGAGAAAATCATTGCTGAGTTGGAAGAGAAGGCCCGGAAATGTAACGAGTTTAGACGCCAAATGAATGCAAATGGTAAATGA
- the LOC139892955 gene encoding uncharacterized protein isoform X2 — MQPLVPSSLNDGDCIKIGEFTSMILKIGVQPGSQLEQNPRRKVKRGAGVIVTSEMSSLGLGFDGDLGGNEVVSKPNLRPRGKKAVDVKVEVEGVNYKRNLRSSKNVVKECSVPALNEIRGNLDVEEKQDIVVNEPKRRGRKKLPAKPLEDPGLDGKKLMDIVVPAGDKRTRRGNNNLIVENVESKDVEDGVIVDEVNEVAHDKQIIDSLENVKVSSLTENEVLDGGSSINDSLKVDKGKEVVNELEDKRERDEGKETLHDNARWDLEKMTLGDFFDYLEVEMVKEIYEKSEKIIAELEEKARKCNEFRRQMNANGK; from the exons ATGCAG CCGTTAGTTCCTTCCAGTCTTAATGACGGTGATTGTATAAAAATCGGCGAGTTCACTTCAATGATTCTGAAAATTGGAGTCCAACCCGGTAGTCAGTTAGAACAAAACCCTAGGCGTAAAGTGAAACGTGGAGCTGGAGTTATTGTTACGAGTGAAATGAGttcgttagggttagggtttgatggtgaTTTGGGTGGAAATGAGGTGGTATCGAAGCCGAATTTGCGTCCCAGAGGTAAGAAAGCTGTCGATGTCAAAGTTGAGGTTGAAGGGGTGAATTATAAGAGGAATCTTAGAAGTTCAAAAAATGTAGTGAAAGAGTGTTCTGTACCCGCATTGAATGAGATTAGGGGAAATTTGGATGTAGAAGAAAAACAGGATATTGTAGTGAATGAACCGAAAAGGCGGGGGAGGAAGAAGTTGCCGGCGAAACCTCTTGAGGATCCCGGTTTAGACGGGAAAAAACTGATGGATATTGTTGTTCCGGCAGGTGATAAAAGGACTAGAAGAGGAAATAATAATTTGATTGTTGAGAATGTAGAAAGTAAGGACGTTGAAGATGGTGTTATAGTTGATGAAGTAAATGAGGTTGCGCATGATAAGCAAATTATTGATTCATTGGAGAATGTAAAAGTTAGTAGCTTGACCGAGAATGAAGTTTTGGATGGTGGAAGTTCAATTAACGATTCGTTAAAAGTTGATAAGGGAAAAGAAGTAGTTAATGAGTTGGAAGATAAGCGAGAGCGCGATGAGGGGAAGGAAACTTTGCATGATAATGCTCGGTGGGATTTAGAGAAGATGACGCTAGGAGACTTTTTTGATTACTTGGAAGTGGAAATGGTTAAAGAGATCTATGAAAAGTCAGAGAAAATCATTGCTGAGTTGGAAGAGAAGGCCCGGAAATGTAACGAGTTTAGACGCCAAATGAATGCAAATGGTAAATGA
- the LOC139892956 gene encoding conserved oligomeric Golgi complex subunit 7 — translation MMIDLGSFSDEKFDAKKWINNACQARHSQDPLDKHLVDLEMKLQMVSEEIAASLEEQSSAAILRVPRATRDVIRLRDDALSLRQSVASILQKLKKAEGSSAESIAMLAKVDTVKRRMEAAYETLQDAAGLTQLSSTVEDVFASNDLPRAAETLANMRHCLTAVGEVAEFANIRKQLEVLEDRLDSMVQPRLTDAITNRKVNVAQDLREILIRIGRYKSLENHYTKVHLKPIRKLWEDYELKQQRSKAGSERNQVESISSSHDYQSSLPTVSFPSWLPSFYDELLLYLEQEWKWSMLAFPEDYKTLVPKLLIEAMVAVGASFVSRINLATGDVVPETKALAKGVLDILSGDMPKGVKVQTKHLDALIELHNMTGSFARNVQHLFGESDLNVLRDTLKAIYLPYESYKQRYGQMERVTLSAEISAIDLRGAVTRGIGAQGIELSETVRRMEESVPQVILLLEASVDRCISFTGGSEADELILALDDVMLQFISTLQEILKTLRIVCGLDVSAPDGPGSKKDTGFEKRDGARKFELSSEEEWSYVQSALQILTVADCLSSRSSVFEASLRATLARLNTNLSSAVFGSSIDPNASHENLDGNGDLSMAGRAALDVAALRLFDAPEKARKLFNLLEQSKDPRFHALPIASQRVSAFVDTVNELVYDVLISKVRKQFNGLSNLAIWSAVEEQTAFHLPSFSAYAQSYITTVGEYLLTLPQQLEPLAETISNNDANAEEAQFFATEWMFKVAEGAAALFMEQLRGIQYITDRGAQQLSVDIEYLSNVLSALSMPIPPILATFHTCLSTSRDQLKDVIKTDSENLDLPTANLVCKMRRVNLE, via the exons ATGATGATAGATCTCGGATCATTTTCCGACGAAAAATTCGACGCTAAAAAATGGATAAACAATGCTTGTCAAGCACGTCACTCACAGGATCCATTAGACAAACACTTAGTGGATCTAGAAATGAAGTTACAAATGGTTTCTGAAGAGATCGCTGCCTCACTTGAAGAACAGAGCTCTGCAGCTATCCTACGTGTACCTCGTGCTACTCGTGACGTCATTCGTCTCCGTGATGACGCACTATCTCTTCGCCAATCCGTCGCATCGATCCTCCAAAAGCTTAAAAAA GCAGAAGGTTCATCAGCAGAATCAATAGCGATGCTTGCTAAAGTGGATACAGTCAAGCGGAGAATGGAAGCTGCTTATGAAACACTTCAG GATGCTGCGGGGCTGACTCAATTAAGCTCCACTGTTGAGGACGTTTTTGCAAGTAACGATCTTCCTCGTGCTGCAGAAACCTTGGCTAACATGAGGCATTGCTTGACTGCTGTCGGGGAG GTTGCTGAATTTGCCAATATTAGAAAGCAGCTTGAAGTTTTAGAGGACAGACTGGATTCAATGGTTCAACCTCGTCTAACAGATGCTATAACCAATCGCAAG GTTAATGTTGCCCAAGATTTACGAGAAATTCTCATTCGGATTGGTAGATACAAGTCCTTGGAGAATCACTATACCAAAGTTCACTTAAAACCTATACGGAAACTATGGGAGGATTATGAGTTGAAGCAACAACGTAGTAAAGCCGGAAGTGAAAGGAATCAAGTGGAAAGTATTTCGAGTTCCCATGATTATCAATCGAGTTTACCTACAGTTTCATTTCCCAGTTGGCTGCCAAGTTTCTATGATGAATTATTACTTTATCTTGAACAAGAATGGAAATG gtcTATGCTTGCTTTTCCAGAAGACTATAAGACTCTTGTCCCGAAATTATTAATCGAAGCAATGGTGGCTGTAGGTGCCAGCTTTGTTTCCCGCATCAACCTTGCAACTGGAGATGTAGTTCCTGAAACCAAAGCATTAGCCAAAG GTGTATTAGATATCTTATCTGGGGACATGCCAAAAGGAGTCAAAGTGCAGACTAAGCATTTGGACGCATTAATCGAATTGCACAATATGACTGGCAGTTTTGCAAGAAATGTCCAACACCTATTCGGAGAATCAGATCTCAATGTTTTAAGAGACACTCTTAAGGCAATCTACCTTCCTTATGAATCATACAAGCAAAG GTATGGGCAAATGGAGCGTGTTACCCTCTCAGCTGAGATCTCAGCCATCGATCTGAGAGGAGCTGTCACGCGTGGCATTGGAGCACAAGGAATTGAACTCAGTGAAACCGTTAGAAGAATGGAGGAATCGGTCCCACAAGTTATATTACTTCTAGAAGCTTCTGTTGACAGATGCATCAGCTTCACTGGTGGGTCAGAAGCTGATGAGCTCATTCTCGCTCTTGATGATGTCATGCTACAATTCATCTCAACTCTTCAAGAAATTCTTAAAACCCTGAGAATTGTATGTGGGTTAGACGTTTCTGCCCCTGATGGTCCGGGTTCAAAAAAAGACACGGGCTTTGAGAAAAGAGATGGGGCCCGTAAGTTTGAGTTGTCAAGTGAAGAAGAGTGGTCTTATGTTCAAAGTGCGTTGCAAATACTCACGGTTGCTGATTGTCTATCAAGTAGATCGTCTGTTTTTGAGGCTTCATTGAGAGCTACACTTGCTAGATTGAATACAAACTTGTCTTCTGCAGTGTTTGGGTCAAGTATTGACCCAAATGCTTCTCATGAGAATCTTGATGGAAATGGGGATTTATCAATGGCTGGTAGGGCTGCTTTGGACGTGGCAGCATTGAGGCTGTTTGATGCTCCGGAGAAAGCGAGGAAACTTTTTAATCTGTTGGAGCAG tcAAAAGATCCACGATTCCATGCACTTCCAATTGCATCTCAAAGAGTTTCAGCATTTGTGGATACAGTGAACGAGCTTGTGTATGATGTCCTTATATCCAAAGTGAGAAAGCAATTCAACGGTCTATCCAATTTGGCCATCTGGTCTGCAGTAGAGGAACAAACTGCTTTTCACCTACCAAGTTTTAGTGCATATGCCCAATCATACATAACAACTGTGGGTGAATATCTTCTCACTTTGCCCCAACAGTTAGAGCCACTAGCTGAGACCATTTCTAACAATGATGCCAATGCTGAGGAGGCCCAGTTCTTTGCAACTGAATGGATGTTTAAG GTAGCTGAAGGTGCTGCGGCTCTATTTATGGAACAACTGAGAGGTATCCAGTACATAACAGATCGGGGAGCTCAACAGTTATCGGTGGATATAGAGTATTTGAGTAATGTGCTGTCAGCATTATCTATGCCCATACCTCCCATTTTGGCCACATTTCACACTTGTTTATCAACGTCACGAGATCAACTCAAAGATGTCATAAAAACGGATTCAGAAAATCTTGATCTTCCAACAGCTAACCTTGTTTGCAAGATGCGACGTGTCAACCTTGAATGA